One Coriobacteriia bacterium genomic window, GTCGCCTACTACCAGCAGCGCGTCGGGCTTCTCGGCGATGAGGAGCTCCTCCAGCGCTATCATCGCTCGCCCGGTCTGTACCGCATGCGTGCCCGACCCGATGCCGAGGAACCACGTGGGCTCGGGCAACTCGAGGTCGGAGAAGAAGACGTCGGACATTGAGACGTCGTAGTGCTGGCCCGTGTGGGCGATCTGGGCGTCGATGCCCGCCTCGGCAAACGCCGGCATGAGCGGCCCGATCTTGATGAAGTTGGGGCGCGCGCCGACCACAACGATGATTCGCATGCGTGAAGCCTCTCTAGTACGCGCCGCGCGCGAAGAGCACGGCCGGGATTGTGCGGAAGATGAGCGTGAGATCCAGACCCACCGACCAGTTCTCGATGTAGAACAGGTCCAAGCGGACCATTTCGTCGAAAGTAAGAGCCGAGCGGCCCGAGACCTGCCACAGCCCAGTCATGCCGGGTACTACCTCTAGGCGGCGCCAGTCGTGCTTGCTATACAGGGCCACCTCGCGCGGAAGCGGAGGGCGAGGTCCCACGAGCGACATCTCGCCGCGAACGACGTTGATGATCTGCGGAATCTCGTCGAGCGAGAACTTCCGCAGCCACTTGCCCACGGATGTGACTCGCGGATCGGACTTCATCTTGAAGAGAGGCCCGCTCGCCTCGTCCGCTGCAACGACCTCGGCCAGGCGCGCGTCGGCGTCGGCGTACATCGACCGGAACTTGTACATCCCAAACTTCTGGCCATCGCGACCGACGCGCTCTTGGGTGTAGAGGATGGGCCCTTGGCTCGTCAGCTTGATCGCCGCAGCGATTGCCAGCCAGATGGGAAGCCCCACAACCACCACGATCGCCGAGGAAACCAAGTCGAAGAACCGCTTGGCGAGCACGTTGCCCTTCGACAACGAGATGCCTTTGACGGTGATGAGCGGCACGCCGGCAAGCTCGGTGATGATGACTCGGCTGGTCAGCACCTCAAAGAGGCCCGACGAGATGTGCACGTCGGCGTCGGACGTTCGCAGCTCAGCTATCATGCGGGCCACGACATCGTGCTCAAACGCTGTCGACGCGATCACAACGACCTCCGCGCCGAG contains:
- a CDS encoding sugar transferase, translating into MALVVCDALAILVAGLTATWIRFGAVTAPVKFENTTLTVSFWEVAAVLVPLWVFFLALARLYDIDSVTWGISVAGRVTRSLSLGVVALILVTYLAKLPGLSRGWTLLTWIASVILVLGGRGVVALVVAWARQSGRLLQKTLIVGSNAEAADILRILRADPGGGLVPVACLASSQAERLALDFIAGDIPVVGSAREVAAVVARLGAEVVVIASTAFEHDVVARMIAELRTSDADVHISSGLFEVLTSRVIITELAGVPLITVKGISLSKGNVLAKRFFDLVSSAIVVVVGLPIWLAIAAAIKLTSQGPILYTQERVGRDGQKFGMYKFRSMYADADARLAEVVAADEASGPLFKMKSDPRVTSVGKWLRKFSLDEIPQIINVVRGEMSLVGPRPPLPREVALYSKHDWRRLEVVPGMTGLWQVSGRSALTFDEMVRLDLFYIENWSVGLDLTLIFRTIPAVLFARGAY